The Bubalus bubalis isolate 160015118507 breed Murrah chromosome 18, NDDB_SH_1, whole genome shotgun sequence genome contains a region encoding:
- the LOC112580414 gene encoding sialic acid-binding Ig-like lectin 14 isoform X1, translated as MVPLLLLLPLLWGASVSAESLQENPGYRLRVQESLTVQAGLGVLVPCNFSYPWSSWYSSMEPFIYWFREGDGPHSDPVATNNPKRRVKMETRGRFRLLRDPSDKDCSLSIRDAKMSDTGVYYFRVERDDVKYSYRDKKLNLQVTAPPGKPYILFPEPLEAGRPTKLTCTLSLASGEGHPLLFSWVGEAVDIMNPDTLHSSELTLTPRPQDHGTNLTCRVTLQGSQVTLETTIRLNVSYAPRLVTMRISQESLTDLNGTSLPILEGQFLRLVCVADSNPPATLSWLWEGKPLSPSQRSAPGVLEIPRVGVGDGGEVACRAQHPLGSQQVSFSLSVQKRPPPCSCETEEQQGSWPLVLTLIRGALMGAGFLLTYGLTWTYYTRCGGH; from the exons ATGGtgccccttctgctcctgctgccCCTGCTGTGGGGGG CCTCCGTGTCCGCAGAATCCCTGCAGGAGAATCCAGGGTACAGGCTCCGAGTGCAGGAATCCCTGACCGTGCAGGCGGGCCTGGGCGTCCTCGTGCCCTGCAACTTCTCCTACCCCTGGAGCTCCTGGTATTCCTCTATGGAACCCTTCATCTATTGGTTCCGGGAAGGGGATGGCCCACACAGTGATCCTGTGGCCACCAACAACCCGAAGAGGCGAGTGAAGATGGAGACCCGGGGCCGATTCCgcctcctcagggaccccagcGACAAGGACTGCTCCCTGAGCATCAGAGACGCCAAGATGAGCGACACAGGAGTCTACTATTTCCGGGTGGAAAGAGACGATGTGAAATACAGTTACAGAGATAAGAAGCTGAATTTGCAGGTGACAG ccccaccagggaaaccctacatCCTGTTTCCGGAACCTCTGGAGGCTGGTCGCCCCACAAAGCTGACCTGCACCCTGTCACTAGCATCTGGTGAGGGACACCCTCTCCTGTTCTCCTGGGTGGGGGAGGCAGTTGACATCATGAACCCAGACACCCTCCACTCCTCGGAGCTCACCCTCACCCCAAGGCCCCAGGACCACGGCACCAACCTCACCTGTCGGGTGACACTCCAAGGATCTCAGGTGACCCTGGAGACAACCATCCGGCTCAACGTCTCCT ATGCTCCACGGTTGGTGACCATGAGAATATCTCAGGAAAGCTTGACAG ATCTGAATGGCACGTCACTGCCCATCCTGGAGGGCCAGTTCCTGCGCCTGGTCTGTGTGGCCGACAGCAACCCCCCTGCCACGCTGAGCTGGCTCTGGGAGGGAAAACCCCTGAGTCCCTCCCAGCGCTCAGCCCCCGGGGTCCTGGAGATACCACGTGTCGGGGTCGGAGATGGAGGAGAAGTCGCCTGCAGAGCTCAGCACCCACTGGGCTCCCAGCAAGTTTCCTTCAGCCTCTCTGTGCAGA aaaGACCCCCTCCCTGCAGCTGTGAGACTGAGGAGCAGCAGGGCTCCTGGCCCCTGGTCCTCACCTTGATCAGAGGGGCCCTCATGGGGGCTGGCTTCCTCCTCACCTATGGCCTCACCTGGACCTACTACACCAG GTGTGGCGGCCACTAG
- the LOC123465108 gene encoding sialic acid-binding Ig-like lectin 14 isoform X2 translates to MVPLLLLPLLWGGSLQESPGYELRVQESVAVKACMDVHVPCSFSYPWDSGYPWYSSGELFIYWFREKDPYTNDVVATNDRRKRVKPETQGRFSLLGDPRNNNCSLSIREARLSDSGVYYLRVERGPTVRYSYIEKKLNLQVTEKPDIQFLEPLESGRPTKLTCRLPLACDEPQPLLFSWVGDALDAMNPDTLHSSELTLTPRPQDHGTNLTCLVTLQGSQVALERTVQLNVSYAPRNLRISLAFRNVTEGQALQLLCIADSNPSAQLSWFQGSPTLEATPISSTEVLEIPQVEAGDREVTCIAQNPLGSQQVSFSLFVQKGPPPCSCETEEQQGSWPLVLTLIRGALMGAGFLLTYGLTWTYYTRCGGH, encoded by the exons ATGGTGCCCCTGCTGCTACTGCCCCTGCTGTGGGGGG GGTCCCTGCAGGAGTCTCCAGGGTACGAGCTCCGAGTGCAGGAATCAGTGGCGGTGAAGGCGTGCATGGACGTCCACGTGCCCTGCTCCTTCTCCTACCCCTGGGATTCGGGATATCCCTGGTATTCCTCTGGCGAACTCTTCATCTACTGGTTCCGGGAAAAAGACCCCTATACCAATGATGTTGTGGCCACAAACGACCGAAGGAAACGAGTGAAGCCAGAAACCCAGGGCCGATTCAGCCTCCTCGGGGACCCCAGGAACAACAACTGCTCCCTGAGCATCAGAGAGGCCAGGCTGAGCGACTCAGGAGTCTACTACTTGCGAGTGGAGAGAGGACCTACTGTGAGATACAGTTACATagagaagaagctgaatttgCAGGTGACAG AGAAACCCGACATCCAGTTTCTGGAGCCTCTGGAGTCCGGCCGCCCCACAAAGCTGACCTGCAGACTGCCACTAGCCTGTGATGAGCCACAGCCTCTCCTGTTCTCCTGGGTGGGGGACGCCCTTGATGCCATGAACCCAGACACCCTCCACTCCTCGGAGCTCACCCTCACCCCGAGGCCCCAGGACCACGGCACCAACCTCACCTGTCTGGTGACACTCCAGGGATCCCAGGTGGCCCTGGAAAGAACCGTCCAGCTCAACGTCTCCT ATGCTCCGAGGAACCTCCGCATCAGCCTCGCCTTCAGAAATGTCACAG AGGGCCAGGCGCTGCAGCTGCTGTGTATTGCTGACAGCAACCCCTCTGCACAACTGAGCTGGTTCCAAGGGTCTCCCACCCTGGAGGCTACCCCCATCTCCAGCACCGAGGTCTTGGAGATACCACAAGTGGAAGCTGGAGATAGAGAAGTCACCTGCATAGCGCAGAACCCTCTGGGCTCCCAGCAAGTTTCCTTCAGCCTCTTTGTGCAGA aagGCCCCCCTCCCTGCAGCTGTGAGACTGAGGAGCAGCAGGGCTCCTGGCCCCTGGTCCTCACCCTGATCAGAGGGGCCCTCATGGGGGCTGGCTTCCTCCTCACCTATGGCCTCACCTGGACCTACTACACCAG GTGTGGTGGCCACTAG
- the LOC123465108 gene encoding sialic acid-binding Ig-like lectin 14 isoform X1: MVPLLLLPLLWGGSLQESPGYELRVQESVAVKACMDVHVPCSFSYPWDSGYPWYSSGELFIYWFREKDPYTNDVVATNDRRKRVKPETQGRFSLLGDPRNNNCSLSIREARLSDSGVYYLRVERGPTVRYSYIEKKLNLQVTEKPDIQFLEPLESGRPTKLTCRLPLACDEPQPLLFSWVGDALDAMNPDTLHSSELTLTPRPQDHGTNLTCLVTLQGSQVALERTVQLNVSYAPRNLRISLAFRNVTARKILQNASSILISEGQALQLLCIADSNPSAQLSWFQGSPTLEATPISSTEVLEIPQVEAGDREVTCIAQNPLGSQQVSFSLFVQKGPPPCSCETEEQQGSWPLVLTLIRGALMGAGFLLTYGLTWTYYTRCGGH, from the exons ATGGTGCCCCTGCTGCTACTGCCCCTGCTGTGGGGGG GGTCCCTGCAGGAGTCTCCAGGGTACGAGCTCCGAGTGCAGGAATCAGTGGCGGTGAAGGCGTGCATGGACGTCCACGTGCCCTGCTCCTTCTCCTACCCCTGGGATTCGGGATATCCCTGGTATTCCTCTGGCGAACTCTTCATCTACTGGTTCCGGGAAAAAGACCCCTATACCAATGATGTTGTGGCCACAAACGACCGAAGGAAACGAGTGAAGCCAGAAACCCAGGGCCGATTCAGCCTCCTCGGGGACCCCAGGAACAACAACTGCTCCCTGAGCATCAGAGAGGCCAGGCTGAGCGACTCAGGAGTCTACTACTTGCGAGTGGAGAGAGGACCTACTGTGAGATACAGTTACATagagaagaagctgaatttgCAGGTGACAG AGAAACCCGACATCCAGTTTCTGGAGCCTCTGGAGTCCGGCCGCCCCACAAAGCTGACCTGCAGACTGCCACTAGCCTGTGATGAGCCACAGCCTCTCCTGTTCTCCTGGGTGGGGGACGCCCTTGATGCCATGAACCCAGACACCCTCCACTCCTCGGAGCTCACCCTCACCCCGAGGCCCCAGGACCACGGCACCAACCTCACCTGTCTGGTGACACTCCAGGGATCCCAGGTGGCCCTGGAAAGAACCGTCCAGCTCAACGTCTCCT ATGCTCCGAGGAACCTCCGCATCAGCCTCGCCTTCAGAAATGTCACAG CCCGCAAGATTCTGCAGAACGCCTCATCTATTCTCATCTCAGAGGGCCAGGCGCTGCAGCTGCTGTGTATTGCTGACAGCAACCCCTCTGCACAACTGAGCTGGTTCCAAGGGTCTCCCACCCTGGAGGCTACCCCCATCTCCAGCACCGAGGTCTTGGAGATACCACAAGTGGAAGCTGGAGATAGAGAAGTCACCTGCATAGCGCAGAACCCTCTGGGCTCCCAGCAAGTTTCCTTCAGCCTCTTTGTGCAGA aagGCCCCCCTCCCTGCAGCTGTGAGACTGAGGAGCAGCAGGGCTCCTGGCCCCTGGTCCTCACCCTGATCAGAGGGGCCCTCATGGGGGCTGGCTTCCTCCTCACCTATGGCCTCACCTGGACCTACTACACCAG GTGTGGTGGCCACTAG
- the LOC112580414 gene encoding sialic acid-binding Ig-like lectin 14 isoform X5 produces the protein MVPLLLLLPLLWGESLQENPGYRLRVQESLTVQAGLGVLVPCNFSYPWSSWYSSMEPFIYWFREGDGPHSDPVATNNPKRRVKMETRGRFRLLRDPSDKDCSLSIRDAKMSDTGVYYFRVERDDVKYSYRDKKLNLQVTAPPGKPYILFPEPLEAGRPTKLTCTLSLASGEGHPLLFSWVGEAVDIMNPDTLHSSELTLTPRPQDHGTNLTCRVTLQGSQVTLETTIRLNVSYAPRLVTMRISQESLTDLNGTSLPILEGQFLRLVCVADSNPPATLSWLWEGKPLSPSQRSAPGVLEIPRVGVGDGGEVACRAQHPLGSQQVSFSLSVQKRPPPCSCETEEQQGSWPLVLTLIRGALMGAGFLLTYGLTWTYYTR, from the exons ATGGtgccccttctgctcctgctgccCCTGCTGTGGGGGG AATCCCTGCAGGAGAATCCAGGGTACAGGCTCCGAGTGCAGGAATCCCTGACCGTGCAGGCGGGCCTGGGCGTCCTCGTGCCCTGCAACTTCTCCTACCCCTGGAGCTCCTGGTATTCCTCTATGGAACCCTTCATCTATTGGTTCCGGGAAGGGGATGGCCCACACAGTGATCCTGTGGCCACCAACAACCCGAAGAGGCGAGTGAAGATGGAGACCCGGGGCCGATTCCgcctcctcagggaccccagcGACAAGGACTGCTCCCTGAGCATCAGAGACGCCAAGATGAGCGACACAGGAGTCTACTATTTCCGGGTGGAAAGAGACGATGTGAAATACAGTTACAGAGATAAGAAGCTGAATTTGCAGGTGACAG ccccaccagggaaaccctacatCCTGTTTCCGGAACCTCTGGAGGCTGGTCGCCCCACAAAGCTGACCTGCACCCTGTCACTAGCATCTGGTGAGGGACACCCTCTCCTGTTCTCCTGGGTGGGGGAGGCAGTTGACATCATGAACCCAGACACCCTCCACTCCTCGGAGCTCACCCTCACCCCAAGGCCCCAGGACCACGGCACCAACCTCACCTGTCGGGTGACACTCCAAGGATCTCAGGTGACCCTGGAGACAACCATCCGGCTCAACGTCTCCT ATGCTCCACGGTTGGTGACCATGAGAATATCTCAGGAAAGCTTGACAG ATCTGAATGGCACGTCACTGCCCATCCTGGAGGGCCAGTTCCTGCGCCTGGTCTGTGTGGCCGACAGCAACCCCCCTGCCACGCTGAGCTGGCTCTGGGAGGGAAAACCCCTGAGTCCCTCCCAGCGCTCAGCCCCCGGGGTCCTGGAGATACCACGTGTCGGGGTCGGAGATGGAGGAGAAGTCGCCTGCAGAGCTCAGCACCCACTGGGCTCCCAGCAAGTTTCCTTCAGCCTCTCTGTGCAGA aaaGACCCCCTCCCTGCAGCTGTGAGACTGAGGAGCAGCAGGGCTCCTGGCCCCTGGTCCTCACCTTGATCAGAGGGGCCCTCATGGGGGCTGGCTTCCTCCTCACCTATGGCCTCACCTGGACCTACTACACCAGGTGA
- the LOC112580414 gene encoding sialic acid-binding Ig-like lectin 14 isoform X3 has translation MVPLLLLLPLLWGASVSAESLQENPGYRLRVQESLTVQAGLGVLVPCNFSYPWSSWYSSMEPFIYWFREGDGPHSDPVATNNPKRRVKMETRGRFRLLRDPSDKDCSLSIRDAKMSDTGVYYFRVERDDVKYSYRDKKLNLQVTAPPGKPYILFPEPLEAGRPTKLTCTLSLASGEGHPLLFSWVGEAVDIMNPDTLHSSELTLTPRPQDHGTNLTCRVTLQGSQVTLETTIRLNVSYAPRLVTMRISQESLTDLNGTSLPILEGQFLRLVCVADSNPPATLSWLWEGKPLSPSQRSAPGVLEIPRVGVGDGGEVACRAQHPLGSQQVSFSLSVQKRPPPCSCETEEQQGSWPLVLTLIRGALMGAGFLLTYGLTWTYYTR, from the exons ATGGtgccccttctgctcctgctgccCCTGCTGTGGGGGG CCTCCGTGTCCGCAGAATCCCTGCAGGAGAATCCAGGGTACAGGCTCCGAGTGCAGGAATCCCTGACCGTGCAGGCGGGCCTGGGCGTCCTCGTGCCCTGCAACTTCTCCTACCCCTGGAGCTCCTGGTATTCCTCTATGGAACCCTTCATCTATTGGTTCCGGGAAGGGGATGGCCCACACAGTGATCCTGTGGCCACCAACAACCCGAAGAGGCGAGTGAAGATGGAGACCCGGGGCCGATTCCgcctcctcagggaccccagcGACAAGGACTGCTCCCTGAGCATCAGAGACGCCAAGATGAGCGACACAGGAGTCTACTATTTCCGGGTGGAAAGAGACGATGTGAAATACAGTTACAGAGATAAGAAGCTGAATTTGCAGGTGACAG ccccaccagggaaaccctacatCCTGTTTCCGGAACCTCTGGAGGCTGGTCGCCCCACAAAGCTGACCTGCACCCTGTCACTAGCATCTGGTGAGGGACACCCTCTCCTGTTCTCCTGGGTGGGGGAGGCAGTTGACATCATGAACCCAGACACCCTCCACTCCTCGGAGCTCACCCTCACCCCAAGGCCCCAGGACCACGGCACCAACCTCACCTGTCGGGTGACACTCCAAGGATCTCAGGTGACCCTGGAGACAACCATCCGGCTCAACGTCTCCT ATGCTCCACGGTTGGTGACCATGAGAATATCTCAGGAAAGCTTGACAG ATCTGAATGGCACGTCACTGCCCATCCTGGAGGGCCAGTTCCTGCGCCTGGTCTGTGTGGCCGACAGCAACCCCCCTGCCACGCTGAGCTGGCTCTGGGAGGGAAAACCCCTGAGTCCCTCCCAGCGCTCAGCCCCCGGGGTCCTGGAGATACCACGTGTCGGGGTCGGAGATGGAGGAGAAGTCGCCTGCAGAGCTCAGCACCCACTGGGCTCCCAGCAAGTTTCCTTCAGCCTCTCTGTGCAGA aaaGACCCCCTCCCTGCAGCTGTGAGACTGAGGAGCAGCAGGGCTCCTGGCCCCTGGTCCTCACCTTGATCAGAGGGGCCCTCATGGGGGCTGGCTTCCTCCTCACCTATGGCCTCACCTGGACCTACTACACCAGGTGA
- the LOC112580414 gene encoding sialic acid-binding Ig-like lectin 14 isoform X4 has protein sequence MVPLLLLLPLLWGESLQENPGYRLRVQESLTVQAGLGVLVPCNFSYPWSSWYSSMEPFIYWFREGDGPHSDPVATNNPKRRVKMETRGRFRLLRDPSDKDCSLSIRDAKMSDTGVYYFRVERDDVKYSYRDKKLNLQVTAPPGKPYILFPEPLEAGRPTKLTCTLSLASGEGHPLLFSWVGEAVDIMNPDTLHSSELTLTPRPQDHGTNLTCRVTLQGSQVTLETTIRLNVSYAPRLVTMRISQESLTDLNGTSLPILEGQFLRLVCVADSNPPATLSWLWEGKPLSPSQRSAPGVLEIPRVGVGDGGEVACRAQHPLGSQQVSFSLSVQKRPPPCSCETEEQQGSWPLVLTLIRGALMGAGFLLTYGLTWTYYTRCGGH, from the exons ATGGtgccccttctgctcctgctgccCCTGCTGTGGGGGG AATCCCTGCAGGAGAATCCAGGGTACAGGCTCCGAGTGCAGGAATCCCTGACCGTGCAGGCGGGCCTGGGCGTCCTCGTGCCCTGCAACTTCTCCTACCCCTGGAGCTCCTGGTATTCCTCTATGGAACCCTTCATCTATTGGTTCCGGGAAGGGGATGGCCCACACAGTGATCCTGTGGCCACCAACAACCCGAAGAGGCGAGTGAAGATGGAGACCCGGGGCCGATTCCgcctcctcagggaccccagcGACAAGGACTGCTCCCTGAGCATCAGAGACGCCAAGATGAGCGACACAGGAGTCTACTATTTCCGGGTGGAAAGAGACGATGTGAAATACAGTTACAGAGATAAGAAGCTGAATTTGCAGGTGACAG ccccaccagggaaaccctacatCCTGTTTCCGGAACCTCTGGAGGCTGGTCGCCCCACAAAGCTGACCTGCACCCTGTCACTAGCATCTGGTGAGGGACACCCTCTCCTGTTCTCCTGGGTGGGGGAGGCAGTTGACATCATGAACCCAGACACCCTCCACTCCTCGGAGCTCACCCTCACCCCAAGGCCCCAGGACCACGGCACCAACCTCACCTGTCGGGTGACACTCCAAGGATCTCAGGTGACCCTGGAGACAACCATCCGGCTCAACGTCTCCT ATGCTCCACGGTTGGTGACCATGAGAATATCTCAGGAAAGCTTGACAG ATCTGAATGGCACGTCACTGCCCATCCTGGAGGGCCAGTTCCTGCGCCTGGTCTGTGTGGCCGACAGCAACCCCCCTGCCACGCTGAGCTGGCTCTGGGAGGGAAAACCCCTGAGTCCCTCCCAGCGCTCAGCCCCCGGGGTCCTGGAGATACCACGTGTCGGGGTCGGAGATGGAGGAGAAGTCGCCTGCAGAGCTCAGCACCCACTGGGCTCCCAGCAAGTTTCCTTCAGCCTCTCTGTGCAGA aaaGACCCCCTCCCTGCAGCTGTGAGACTGAGGAGCAGCAGGGCTCCTGGCCCCTGGTCCTCACCTTGATCAGAGGGGCCCTCATGGGGGCTGGCTTCCTCCTCACCTATGGCCTCACCTGGACCTACTACACCAG GTGTGGCGGCCACTAG
- the LOC102407266 gene encoding sialic acid-binding Ig-like lectin 14 has product MVPLLLLPLLWRASLQELPGFELRVQESVTVEACMYLRVSCSFSYQWYPWYPSMEPLIYWFREGDGPHSDPVATNDPNRRQKPETRGRFRLVGDPSINDCSLSIKEARLSDSGIYYFRVERGPNVKYNYRDKKLNLQVTAEKPDIQFLEPLESGHPTKLTCSLSLACDERHPLLFSWAGDTLDEMDPGTLHSSELTLTPRAQDHGTNLTCRVTLQGAQVTLERTVRLNVSYAPQLVITRLFQESFTDLNGTSLPILEGQFLRLVCVADSNPPATLSWLWEGKPLSPSQRSAPGVLEIPRVGVGDGGEVTCQAQHPLGSQQVSFSLSVQKRPPPCSCETEEQQGSWPLVLTLIRGALMGAGFLLTYGLTWTYYTRCGGH; this is encoded by the exons ATGgtgcccttgctgctgctgcccctgctGTGGAGGg CGTCCCTGCAGGAGCTTCCGGGGTTTGAGCTCCGAGTGCAGGAATCAGTGACGGTGGAGGCGTGTATGTACCTCCGCGTGTCCTGCTCCTTCTCCTACCAATGGTATCCCTGGTATCCCTCTATGGAACCCCTCATCTATTGGTTCCGGGAAGGGGACGGCCCACACAGTGATCCTGTGGCCACCAACGACCCAAACAGAAGACAGAAGCCCGAGACCCGGGGCCGATTCCGCCTCGTTGGGGACCCCAGCATCAACGACTGCTCCCTGAGCATCAAAGAGGCCAGGCTGAGCGACTCAGGAATCTACTACTTCCGAGTGGAGAGAGGACCTAATGTGAAATACAATTACAGAGATAAGAAGCTGAATTTGCAGGTGACAG CAGAGAAACCCGACATCCAGTTTCTGGAGCCTCTGGAGTCTGGGCACCCCACAAAGCTGACCTGCAGCCTGTCGCTAGCTTGTGATGAGCGACACCCTCTCCTGTTCTCCTGGGCGGGAGACacccttgatgagatggacccaGGGACCCTCCACTCCTCGGAGCTCACCCTCACCCCGAGGGCCCAGGACCACGGCACCAACCTCACCTGTCGGGTGACACTCCAGGGAGCGCAGGTGACCCTGGAGAGAACCGTCCGGCTCAACGTCTCCT ATGCTCCACAGTTGGTGATCACGAGACTATTTCAGGAAAGCTTCACAG ATCTGAATGGCACGTCACTGCCCATCCTGGAGGGCCAGTTCCTGCGCCTGGTCTGTGTGGCCGACAGCAACCCCCCTGCCACGCTGAGCTGGCTCTGGGAGGGAAAACCCCTGAGTCCCTCCCAGCGCTCAGCCCCCGGGGTCCTGGAGATACCACGTGTCGGGGTCGGAGATGGAGGAGAAGTCACCTGCCAAGCTCAGCACCCACTGGGCTCCCAGCAAGTTTCCTTCAGCCTCTCTGTGCAGA aaaGACCCCCTCCCTGCAGCTGTGAGACTGAGGAGCAGCAGGGCTCCTGGCCCCTGGTCCTCACCCTGATCAGAGGGGCCCTCATGGGGGCTGGCTTCCTCCTCACCTATGGCCTCACCTGGACCTACTACACCAG GTGTGGTGGCCACTAG
- the LOC112580414 gene encoding sialic acid-binding Ig-like lectin 14 isoform X2 — MVPLLLLLPLLWGASVSAESLQENPGYRLRVQESLTVQAGLGVLVPCNFSYPWSSWYSSMEPFIYWFREGDGPHSDPVATNNPKRRVKMETRGRFRLLRDPSDKDCSLSIRDAKMSDTGVYYFRVERDDVKYSYRDKKLNLQVTAPPGKPYILFPEPLEAGRPTKLTCTLSLASGEGHPLLFSWVGEAVDIMNPDTLHSSELTLTPRPQDHGTNLTCRVTLQGSQVTLETTIRLNVSYAPRLVTMRISQESLTDLNGTSLPILEGQFLRLVCVADSNPPATLSWLWEGKPLSPSQRSAPGVLEIPRVGVGDGGEVACRAQHPLGSQQVSFSLSVQKRPPPCSCETEEQQGSWPLVLTLIRGALMGAGFLLTYGLTWTYYTRLC, encoded by the exons ATGGtgccccttctgctcctgctgccCCTGCTGTGGGGGG CCTCCGTGTCCGCAGAATCCCTGCAGGAGAATCCAGGGTACAGGCTCCGAGTGCAGGAATCCCTGACCGTGCAGGCGGGCCTGGGCGTCCTCGTGCCCTGCAACTTCTCCTACCCCTGGAGCTCCTGGTATTCCTCTATGGAACCCTTCATCTATTGGTTCCGGGAAGGGGATGGCCCACACAGTGATCCTGTGGCCACCAACAACCCGAAGAGGCGAGTGAAGATGGAGACCCGGGGCCGATTCCgcctcctcagggaccccagcGACAAGGACTGCTCCCTGAGCATCAGAGACGCCAAGATGAGCGACACAGGAGTCTACTATTTCCGGGTGGAAAGAGACGATGTGAAATACAGTTACAGAGATAAGAAGCTGAATTTGCAGGTGACAG ccccaccagggaaaccctacatCCTGTTTCCGGAACCTCTGGAGGCTGGTCGCCCCACAAAGCTGACCTGCACCCTGTCACTAGCATCTGGTGAGGGACACCCTCTCCTGTTCTCCTGGGTGGGGGAGGCAGTTGACATCATGAACCCAGACACCCTCCACTCCTCGGAGCTCACCCTCACCCCAAGGCCCCAGGACCACGGCACCAACCTCACCTGTCGGGTGACACTCCAAGGATCTCAGGTGACCCTGGAGACAACCATCCGGCTCAACGTCTCCT ATGCTCCACGGTTGGTGACCATGAGAATATCTCAGGAAAGCTTGACAG ATCTGAATGGCACGTCACTGCCCATCCTGGAGGGCCAGTTCCTGCGCCTGGTCTGTGTGGCCGACAGCAACCCCCCTGCCACGCTGAGCTGGCTCTGGGAGGGAAAACCCCTGAGTCCCTCCCAGCGCTCAGCCCCCGGGGTCCTGGAGATACCACGTGTCGGGGTCGGAGATGGAGGAGAAGTCGCCTGCAGAGCTCAGCACCCACTGGGCTCCCAGCAAGTTTCCTTCAGCCTCTCTGTGCAGA aaaGACCCCCTCCCTGCAGCTGTGAGACTGAGGAGCAGCAGGGCTCCTGGCCCCTGGTCCTCACCTTGATCAGAGGGGCCCTCATGGGGGCTGGCTTCCTCCTCACCTATGGCCTCACCTGGACCTACTACACCAG ACTCTGTTGA